The nucleotide sequence ACCCAAGGTGATGCGATCGCTGGCATGCTGGACATGACTCAGGTCCTGAGTTTGTTTTCCACCCATTCCCATGTGCTGGCACTGCGGATTGCCCGCGCCACCAGCATACAGGAGCTGGCACTGGCGGCAGACAGCCAGCAGGCGCTGGTGGAGACGCTGTTCAACAACGGCATTCATACCCGTTTTTTGATGGCGCTGATTGCCAGCATCAATGAACAGATTATTGAAAAAGCCTTTCAGCTGGTGGTGCCAGAACAATGGCAGTCCCGCTGCTGCCTATTGGTGCTGGGGTCAGAAGGCCGCGGCGAGCAAATTCTGAAAACCGATCAGGATAACGCCCTGATCCTGGCAGATCACATCGACTGGCCCGAATGTCAGGCTGTGATGGCCCAACTGAGCGACACCCTGTGTCAGCTGGGTTATCCGCCCTGCCCCGGTAAAGTCATGGTCAATAATCCGGACTGGGTAAAGAGTGTCTCCGGCTGGCAGCACTCCGTACAAACATGCTGCGATAAAGGCGATGAAGCCGCCATGATGACGCTGGCGATCCTGGCAGATGCTCAGGCCGTCGCAGGAAACCGACAACTACTGGACCCGGTCAGACACTGCCTGCATCAACGGCTCAGCAGCCAGGAATTACTGCTGGCGACCTTTGCCCGCCCGGCGCTCAGATTCAGCGTTCCGCTGACGCTGTTCGGCCAGATCAAACGCGGTAAAAACGGGCCGGACATCAAGCGGGGCGGTATTTTTCCGATTGTTCACGGCATCCGGACCCTGGCCCTTGAGCACGATGTGGCAGACACCAATACCTTTCGCCGCCTGATCATGCTGGAGCAACGCCAGGTACTGGAGCCCAGTACGGCTTCTAATCTGAGCGAAGCCCTGAAACTCTTCATCCGGCTCAGGCTGCGTCAACAGCTCAGCTTGCCTGTGGGCACCGCCTCTGCCGGACAGCATCATCTGTTAGATCTGGCCACACTGAGCCGTGCGGAGCGTGATGTCCTGCGACACAGCCTGCATGTGGTGAAGAAATTTAAAGAATGGCTCGGCTATCACTACCAAATCAGAGACTGAGACTTAAGGAATGGTGAGATGACATGAATATTCTGCGTCGTTGGTGGTATCAGTACAAATTCCGCCATCACCCGATACACGCCCTGTTTCAGCGCTACAGCGGCGATGAGCTGGTCTCGGTTGACTGTGAAACTACCAGCCTGGATCCCGCCAGCGCGGAGCTGGTGACGATTGCAGCCACCCGTATCAAAGCCAACCGGATTCTGACCAGTGAGTCGCTGTATCTGACCCTGAGTCCGCCCGATAGTCTGAGTGCGGCCTCAGTCACCATCCACAAAATGCGCCATCAGGATCTCAGCCACGGCCTGGAGCCCAGAGAGGCACTGACACGGCTGCTGGAATTCATCGGTAACCGGCCGCTGGTCGGCTATCACATCCGGTATGATAAGGCGATTCTCGACCGCTATTTCAAGCGTTTGTTCGGGTTTTCCCTGCCCAATAAGCTGGTGGAAGTCAGCCATCTGTACCATGAGCAGCTGGAGCGTCAACTGCCCAATACCTGCTATGACCTGAGCCTTGAGGCCATCAGCCGTCATTTGGGATTGCCGCACCCGGAACGGCACGATGCCTTGCAGGACAGTATTACCGCCGCTCTGATCTATGTCCGGCTCAAGCACGGGGATCTGCCCGCGCTGACCTCCCCTTGATGATGGCTTTTGGCTCGCCACTCCTCCAACCAGCCTGGCGATAAATCATGTAAGCCAATGCAAATGCTCAGAAAAAGCCATGACAGCGCACACTCATCCTAAAGTCTAATTGAGCCTGTCCCGAATCTGGCTCAAGTTAACACAACTATAATGATCAATGATCCGGTCCGCGCAGGACGAAGACGGAAACACAAGGAGAATGAGATGAGTGAGGTTCATGTTTACCCTGTCAACCAGCAGATTGCTGAGCGGGCTCATATCACGGAAGAGCAATACAACGACATGTACCAGCAGTCTGTCAGCGACCCGGAAGCTTTCTGGCGTGAGCACGGTAAGATTGTTGACTGGATCACCCCGTACAACAAGATTAAGCAGACCTCTTTCGATACCGGCCATGTCAATATCAAATGGTTTGAAGACGGCACACTGAACGTCTCCGCCAACTGTCTCGACCGTCATCTGGCAACCCGCGGCGACCAGCCTGCCATCATCTGGGAAGGTGACGACCCAAGCGATGATGCCACCCTGACGTATCACGAACTGCACAAACAAGTCTGCCAGTTCGCCAACGCCCTCAAAGCACAGGGCGTGAAAAAAGGCGATGTGGTTTGTCTGTACATGCCCATGGTAGCTGAAGCGGCGGTGGCCATGCTGGCCTGTACCCGCATCGGGGCCGTGCACACCATTGTGTTCGGTGGCTTCTCACCGGAAGCCCTTGCCGGCCGTATTATCGACTCAAAAGCCAAAGTCGTTGTGACTGCTGATGAAGGGGTTCGCGGCGGCCGCGCTGTGCCCCTGAAGAAGAATGTCGACGATGCCCTGAAACACCCTGAGGTCACCAGCATTGAGAAAGTGGTGGTGTTCCAGCGCACCGGCAATGCCGTGGCATGGGATGAGAACCGTGATGTCTGGTGGCATGACGCCACCGCAGCCGTGCCGGATCATTGCGACCCGGAACCGATGAATGCCGAAGATCCGCTGTTTATCCTCTATACCTCGGGCTCGACCGGTAAGCCCAAGGGCGTGCTGCACACCACAGGCGGCTATCTGGTTTATGCGACCATGACCTTTAAATATGTCTTCGACTATCAGGAAGGTGAAGTCTACTGGTGTACCGCCGATGTGGGCTGGATCACCGGCCACAGCTATCTGGTGTACGGCCCGCTGGCCAACGGCGCCACCACTCTGTTGTTTGAAGGCGTGCCTAATTATCCGTCTACCGCCCGCATGAGCGAAGTGGTCGACAAGCATCAGGTCAACATTCTCTATACTGCGCCAACCGCCATTCGCGCCCTGATGGCCAAAGGCGACGAAGCCATTGCCGGGACTCAGCGTTCATCGCTGCGGATCATGGGTTCAGTCGGCGAGCCGATTAACCCGGAAGCCTGGGAATGGTATCACCGCACGATTGGTGACAGCCGCTGCCCGATTGTCGATACCTGGTGGCAGACCGAAACCGGCGGCATCCTGATCACCCCGCTGCCTGGCGCAACCGCGCTGAAGCCCGGTTCAGCCACCCGTCCGTTCTTTGGCGTTCAGCCGGCACTGGTCGATAACATGGGCAACATTCTGCCGGGCGCGACTGAAGGTAATCTGGTGATGCTGGACAGCTGGCCGGGTCAGATGCGCACCCTGTGGGGCGACCACGAGCGCTTCGAGCAGACTTACTTCTCGACCTTTAAAGGCATGTATTTTACCGGTGACGGCGCCCGACGCGATGAAGACGGTTACTACTGGATCACCGGCCGTGTCGATGATGTCCTGAATATCTCAGGTCACCGCATGGGAACCGCTGAAATTGAATCGGCCCTGGTGGCTTTCGACAAGATTGCCGAAGCCGCGATCGTCGGCGTGCCGCACGATATCAAAGGCCAGGCCATTTATGCCTATATCACCTTAAACGACGGCGTGATCCCAACGGCTGAACTGCATAAAGAAGTCAAAGACTGGGTCCGTAAGGAGATCGGCCCGATTGCCACACCAGACTTCCTGCACTGGACGGACGCGCTGCCGAAAACCCGCTCCGGTAAAATTATGCGCCGGATTCTGCGCAAAATCGCCACCGGGGACACTGGCTCGCTGGGAGATACCTCCACCCTGGCCGATCCAAGTGTGGTCGACAAACTGATCGCCGAAAAAGAAAAAGTCGTCTGATCGACAAACACCTGCACGCCACACAAGCCGCCGCAAGGCGGCTTTCTTTTTTCCGCGCAAACCGGCTCCTGTCACTGCAGATCACCGGTCAATCGCCTGACGGGAACTCTCAGCCTTGCCCGATTGTCAGATTCCCCGGCACACCCGTTTTGTTTGAACCTGCTGCATTCTGCGGTGAATTTCCGCAAAACTGATTAAGATTCAAGGTGATTGGCCGCTTATCTTGTATGTGTGGTTCATCTGTCAGCTATCTTACTGAAGCAGCGGCGAAAAGCGAGACGACACGCGGCAATTTAAGCCAGTTGCGTACAGTTGTAAGGTCAAAAAAGTGGTGATTAGACCAGTATTTTGCTGCGAATTGTGCTGAATTCTCTATAATTGAGCCACTAACAGGTTTTAGGCCGTGATGGTTTGCATGAAAGGAAGCAAAGTCACAGTTTTTTTGTGCTTTGTCGCTTGAAACAGCAAGAACAGGTATAGATAACAGAATATGTCGACTAATTACCGCATTTTACTGCTTAATGGACCCAATCTGAATTTGCTGGGCCTGCGCGAGCCGGGACACTATGGCCAGCAGACACTGGATCAGATTGTAGCAAACCTGAGTGCCAAAGCCGCCAAACTGGGCGTGACACTGGATCACCTGCAGTCCAATGCAGAACACGCACTGATAGAGGCCATCCACCAGGCGCACGGTCAGGTGGATTTTATCCTCATCAACCCGGCAGCCTATACCCATACCAGCGTCGCCATTCGCGATGCGCTGTTGGGCGTGGCTATCCCGTTTATTGAAATACATTTATCAA is from Photobacterium sp. TLY01 and encodes:
- a CDS encoding DUF294 nucleotidyltransferase-like domain-containing protein, producing MPDTLNTSLIPFDRLDPSQQEALLKALDVAYFRSGEVIIRAGDPCQSLHMIIKGSVEETSADRQEHFAHYTTDDLFDVRAQFSGHSRHQYRATEDTLCYLLPQAHFIDLCQKNPAFAAYFNSDLATRQQLLEQAHQQQNLAEFILTRIRQDNIQPCLILPAETDLRTATARMHQSNCDAAVIIVDDTADHADHKFGIVTRTDLLHAVMLDNRDAGTAVRQIATSPVISIELGAYLFKAMISMTRHKVKRVLVTQGDAIAGMLDMTQVLSLFSTHSHVLALRIARATSIQELALAADSQQALVETLFNNGIHTRFLMALIASINEQIIEKAFQLVVPEQWQSRCCLLVLGSEGRGEQILKTDQDNALILADHIDWPECQAVMAQLSDTLCQLGYPPCPGKVMVNNPDWVKSVSGWQHSVQTCCDKGDEAAMMTLAILADAQAVAGNRQLLDPVRHCLHQRLSSQELLLATFARPALRFSVPLTLFGQIKRGKNGPDIKRGGIFPIVHGIRTLALEHDVADTNTFRRLIMLEQRQVLEPSTASNLSEALKLFIRLRLRQQLSLPVGTASAGQHHLLDLATLSRAERDVLRHSLHVVKKFKEWLGYHYQIRD
- a CDS encoding 3'-5' exonuclease, with the translated sequence MNILRRWWYQYKFRHHPIHALFQRYSGDELVSVDCETTSLDPASAELVTIAATRIKANRILTSESLYLTLSPPDSLSAASVTIHKMRHQDLSHGLEPREALTRLLEFIGNRPLVGYHIRYDKAILDRYFKRLFGFSLPNKLVEVSHLYHEQLERQLPNTCYDLSLEAISRHLGLPHPERHDALQDSITAALIYVRLKHGDLPALTSP
- the acs gene encoding acetate--CoA ligase, yielding MSEVHVYPVNQQIAERAHITEEQYNDMYQQSVSDPEAFWREHGKIVDWITPYNKIKQTSFDTGHVNIKWFEDGTLNVSANCLDRHLATRGDQPAIIWEGDDPSDDATLTYHELHKQVCQFANALKAQGVKKGDVVCLYMPMVAEAAVAMLACTRIGAVHTIVFGGFSPEALAGRIIDSKAKVVVTADEGVRGGRAVPLKKNVDDALKHPEVTSIEKVVVFQRTGNAVAWDENRDVWWHDATAAVPDHCDPEPMNAEDPLFILYTSGSTGKPKGVLHTTGGYLVYATMTFKYVFDYQEGEVYWCTADVGWITGHSYLVYGPLANGATTLLFEGVPNYPSTARMSEVVDKHQVNILYTAPTAIRALMAKGDEAIAGTQRSSLRIMGSVGEPINPEAWEWYHRTIGDSRCPIVDTWWQTETGGILITPLPGATALKPGSATRPFFGVQPALVDNMGNILPGATEGNLVMLDSWPGQMRTLWGDHERFEQTYFSTFKGMYFTGDGARRDEDGYYWITGRVDDVLNISGHRMGTAEIESALVAFDKIAEAAIVGVPHDIKGQAIYAYITLNDGVIPTAELHKEVKDWVRKEIGPIATPDFLHWTDALPKTRSGKIMRRILRKIATGDTGSLGDTSTLADPSVVDKLIAEKEKVV
- the aroQ gene encoding type II 3-dehydroquinate dehydratase, translated to MSTNYRILLLNGPNLNLLGLREPGHYGQQTLDQIVANLSAKAAKLGVTLDHLQSNAEHALIEAIHQAHGQVDFILINPAAYTHTSVAIRDALLGVAIPFIEIHLSNVHAREPFRHHSYLSDKAVGVICGLGPDGYEFALEAAVRRLQNAQ